Proteins encoded together in one Macadamia integrifolia cultivar HAES 741 unplaced genomic scaffold, SCU_Mint_v3 scaffold522, whole genome shotgun sequence window:
- the LOC122069030 gene encoding WD repeat-containing protein 87-like, giving the protein MKKCEDDAKAVNALLGSLVSNEFAKVVGCTTSKDIWDKLKSVHEGDDKIKEAKLQHHRNLFESLKMSEGETIDKFISKVNEIINSIRGLGAEVKDVVVVKKILRSLLNLYNPKVSAIEESKDMNKMKLDELHGTLIAYEMRIVKPKPTEKEATFKALKKLKINEDSEQKDSDDELIAYLARKLKKGRGKYKGKLPLKCFNCDGIGHFTSKCLKNDKLSDSEDENAQESMFKKGKKKVQHQTTEESEEEEEQEAQYDLIANLHSALTDLKEERKKMKDLEIQLVEKENQISQLNITVEDMAKINDELSVNLSSKAEECTTLEEKLEILKTEL; this is encoded by the exons ATGAAGAAGTGTGAAGACGATGCTAAAGCAGTGAATGCACTTCTAGGCTCCCTAGTGAGCAATGAGTTTGCAAAAGTAGTCGGATGCACAACATCAAAGGATATATGGGACAAGTTAAAGAGTGTTCATGAGGGAgatgataaaatcaaagaggCAAAGCTGCAACACCATAGGAATTTATTTGAAAGTCTAAAAATGTCTGAGGGAGAGACCATTGATAAGTTTATAAGCAAGGTAAACGAAATCATCAATTCTATTAGAGGGTTAGGAGCAGAGGTAAAGGATGTAGTGGtggtgaagaaaatattgagatCTTTACTTAACTTGTACAACCCTAAGGTGTCTGCCATTGAAGAATCTAAAGACATGAACAAAATGAAATTAGATGAACTACATGGAACTCTGATTGCTTATGAGATGAGAATAGTCAAGCCCAAGCCCACAGAAAAGGAAGCTACCTTCAAAgctttgaagaaattgaaaatcaatgaagataGTGAACAAAAAGATTCCGATGATGAGTTAATAGCTTACCTGGCTAGGAAACTCAAGAAAGGTAGAGGTAAATACAAAGGAAAACTTCCTTTGAAATGTTTCAATTGTGATGGTATAGGGCACTTCACTTCCAAGTGTCTAAAGAATGATAAATTGAGTGACTCTGAGGATGAAAATGCTCAAGAAAGCATgttcaagaaaggaaagaagaa AGTGCAACACCAGACTACTGAAGAgtctgaggaagaggaagaacaagaagctcAGTATGACTTAATAGCAAATTTGCATTCTGCTTTAACTGATctcaaggaagagaggaagaaaatgaaagatctaGAGATTCAGCTTGTTGAAAAGGAGAACCAGATTAGTCAGTTAAATATTACAGTTGAAGATATGGCTAAGATCAATGATGAGCTGAGTGTTAATCTATCATCCAAGGCAGAAGAGTGCACTACCCTTGAAGAGAAATTGGAGATATTGAAGACTGAATTATAA
- the LOC122069025 gene encoding CBL-interacting protein kinase 18-like, with protein MENKGRVLMQRYELGRLLGQGTFAKVYHARSLKTGQSVAIKVIDKERVLKVGLDEQIKREISVMRLVRHPYIVQLYEVMASKTKIYFVMECVKGGELFNKVAKGKLKEDVARKYFQQLISAVDFCHSRGVYHRDLKPENLLLDENGNLKVSDFGLSALAESKHQDGLLHTTCGTPAYVAPEVINRKGYDGAKADIWSCGVILYVLLAGFLPFHDSNLMEMYRKIGKAEFKCPSWFPTEVRRLLSKILDPNPNTRISITKIKDNSWFRKGLESISTTGRESEEHVPMDADSPFSAADNSDVAAERRQELARPNNLNAFDLISLSARFDLSGFFDENAHKREARFTSKEPVSAIISKLEEVARLLRWKVKKKSRGLLTLEGSKEGRKGALSIDAEIFEVTPSFHLVEVKKSGGDTPEYQQILRQDIKPLLDDIVWTWAR; from the coding sequence ATGGAAAATAAAGGGAGAGTGTTGATGCAAAGGTATGAATTAGGGAGATTATTAGGGCAAGGAACCTTTGCTAAGGTCTACCATGCAAGGAGCCTTAAAACTGGCCAGAGTGTGGCCATTAAGGTAATAGATAAGGAAAGAGTATTGAAAGTTGGGCTGGATGAACAGATCAAGAGAGAGATATCTGTTATGAGACTTGTTAGACACCCATACATTGTGCAGCTTTATGAGGTTATGGCTAGCAAAACCAAGATTTACTTTGTCATGGAATGTGTTAAAGGAGGTGAGCTCTTCAACAAGGTGGCCAAGGGGAAACTTAAGGAAGATGTTGCAAGGAAGTATTTTCAACAGCTGATTAGTGCTGTTGATTTTTGCCACAGCAGAGGTGTATATCACCGAGATTTGAAACCTGAAAACCTACTTTTAGATGAAAATGGAAATTTGAAGGTTTCAGATTTTGGGTTGAGTGCTCTTGCTGAATCCAAGCATCAAGATGGGTTGCTCCACACTACTTGTGGGACACCTGCCTATGTTGCTCCAGAAGTAATCAATAGAAAAGGATATGATGGGGCGAAAGCTGACATTTGGTCTTGTGGGGTCATCTTATATGTTCTGCTGGCTGGTTTTCTTCCTTTCCATGATTCAAATTTGATGGAGATGTATAGGAAAATTGGAAAAGCAGAGTTTAAATGCCCCAGTTGGTTCCCTACGGAAGTACGCAGGCTGCTGTCCAAGATTTTGGATCCGAACCCAAATACTAGGATTTCTATCACAAAGATCAAGGACAACTCTTGGTTCAGAAAGGGTTTGGAATCCATATCAACAACTGGAAGAGAAAGTGAGGAACATGTTCCTATGGATGCTGATTCACCTTTCAGCGCTGCTGATAATAGTGATGTTGCTGCTGAGCGAAGGCAAGAGCTGGCGAGACCTAATAATTTGAATGCTTTTGATCTTATTTCCCTTTCCGCACGATTTGACCTCTCTGGTTTCTTTGATGAAAATGCTCATAAGAGGGAGGCACGATTTACATCCAAGGAGCCTGTGTCAGCCATCATCTCTAAGCTGGAGGAAGTTGCTAGATTACTGAGGTGGAAGGTGAAGAAGAAAAGTCGGGGTTTGTTGACATTGGAGGGATCGAAGGAAGGGAGGAAAGGTGCTCTGTCGATTGATGCTGAGATTTTTGAAGTTACTCCATCTTTCCATTTGGTGGAGGTAAAGAAGTCTGGTGGAGATACGCCAGAGTATCAGCAGATACTAAGACAGGATATAAAGCCACTTCTTGATGACATCGTCTGGACTTGGGCAAGGTGA
- the LOC122069026 gene encoding structure-specific endonuclease subunit SLX1 homolog 2-like: MRKRKDRKDRVRSETQEDEDGCDETGKGGKGFFACYLLCSLSPRFKGQTYIGFTVNPRRRIRQHNGEITSGAWRTKRKRPWEMVLCIYGFPAMVSALQFEWAWQHPKKSLAVREAAGEFKSLAGIANKIRLAYAMVNLLAWQSLNLTVNFFSTKYLEHSAGCPSLPVHMKVQVCSMDELPCYMGGGQILEDNEDVQEAENDCDDGPVTEMDTQVHNFAEYQCSFEMTGAHVQTRRMEDDDSFGIGMPRAPLTPKRRDHRTPVFSGDCSITSTLGTEETVEDRDIFEVTTKGDSKLGQQGELQASEFSDDDQHRSTDGLLSSPEVEIINLLTPTPDRIVYSRRKKRASSILPKIIDLTESPNFIQL, translated from the exons atgaggaaaagaaaagatcgAAAAGATCGAGTAAGGTCAGAAACACAAGAAGACGAAGACGGATGCGACGAAACAGGGAAAGGAGGGAAAGGGTTTTTCGCTTGCTACCTTCTCTGCTCCTTGAGCCCCAGATTCAAAGGCCAGACCTACATCGG GTTTACAGTCAACCCTCGTCGTCGAATTAGGCAGCATAATGGTGAAATAACAAGTGGTGCTTGGAGGACAAAGAGAAAGCGCCCTTGGGAAATGGTATTATGCATATATGGTTTCCCAGCTATGGTTTCTGCACTCCAG TTTGAGTGGGCCTGGCAGCATCCAAAGAAGTCATTGGCCGTCAGAGAAGCAGCTGGAGAATTCAAATCCCTTGCTGGCATTGCCAATAAGATCAGGCTTGCATATGCAATGGTTAATCTTCTTGCATGGCAGAG CTTGAACCTTACAGTAAACTTTTTCTCAACAAAGTACCTGGAACACTCTGCTGGATGTCCAAGCTTGCCAGTGCATATGAAAGTCCAAGTTTGTTCGATGGATGAACTTCCTTGCTATATGGGAGGTGGGCAGATTTTAGAAGATAATGAAGATGTCCAGGAGGCTGAAAATGATTGTGATGATGGTCCAGTAACAGAGATGGATACACAAGTTCACAATTTTGCCGAATATCAGTGTAGCTTTGAAATGACTGGTGCTCATGTACAGACCAGAAGGATGGAAGATGACGATAGTTTTGGAATTGGGATGCCTAGGGCCCCCCTGACTCCAAAAAGAAGAGATCACAGGACTCCTGTTTTTTCTGGTGATTGTAGTATAACCAGCACCTTAGGCACTGAAGAAACAGTGGAAGATAGAGATATCTTTGAGGTGACTACAAAGGGTGATAGTAAATTAGGTCAGCAAGGGGAACTGCAAGCATCAgaattttctgatgatgatcaaCATCGATCAACTGATggtcttctttcctctcctgaAGTTGAGATAATAAATTTGTTAACTCCCACTCCTGACCGGATTGTGTACTCACGTCGTAAGAAGAgagcttcttcaattcttccCAAGATTATTGACTTAACAGAGTCACCTAACTTTATTCAATTATGA